The following DNA comes from Bryobacteraceae bacterium.
GACAAGCCGCAGGACAGTGCGGCCGTTGCGGGTTTCGATGTAGAAGTCCTGGATCAGACGCTGCGGAGTCATCGCCGCGGCCGGGCCCACGCTGAGCGGCTTGTCGCGGGTTTCGGCGAGGCGCAAATGGCGCCCGGGCTCCCAGACTTCGATCGAGGTTCGCCATTCGAGCCCGGGGCCCCAGTCGGCTACGACCTGGCCTCCTACGCCGGGCTCCACCGAGTTGTTCGGCGCGAACCAGCGGGAGAGCTGCTCGCCGGTGGCGATAAGGTCCCACACCTCGGCGGGCGTTGCGTCGAGTTCAATGATGGTTTCGTGGGCGCGTGTTTCGGACATGGCGGTTACTCCATAACAACGGTGGCGGGCAACGGCTCGGGGGGTTTGGATGGGGCGGGATAGGCGCCCAACATGAGGCGGAAGCGACGGCCCCCGGGGACCCGTTCGTCGTGATACTTTGCGGCGATCGCGGCGATGGCTGCGGTGATCTCGGCGGTGAACTCGTTACGGGCCGAGGCGGTGGAAAAGCGGATCTCCGTCTCGATGGTCATAGTGGCGAGGCGCTGGCCGGCCTCGGCGGCGCGCGCCTGCAAGGCGGCGAGATCACGGATGGCCCGAGCCGCGGTGGATGCCAGGTAGGCGGCGGAGAAGCGGTCCGCCGGGGACACGGGGAGCTCGCCGGCGACGGCGAGAGCGTCCTGGGAAATCACACACGCGGCGGCGCGTGCGCGAAGCACGCGTTCAAGACAGTTGCCCTTCTGACGGCTTTCGACGAACTCGACGAGCCCTTCCTTTTCGAGCTCGCGCAAATGGTAGTTGACGGTCTGGCGGGGCATCCCGAGGCGCCGCGCGACGCCGGAGGCGGAATCGGGTTCGGCGAGGAGGGAGAGGATGCGGAGGCGGTCCGGTTTGAGGAGTGCGGCGGCGGCGGCGGGGTCGCGAAGAATCTGGAGCGCGGCTGGCATATGGCTCCAGCCTGCCACCGACCATCTATGCTGTCAAGACCATAATATTGGTCTAAAGCGCCGCTGACTGTCGTGTTATTCTTACCCAGTCGTGTTTATAAGACACTCTCTCCTCGCCCTCTACGCCGCCCGCCTGCTCGCCCAGGGCGCTGAAGCGGAGCTTTCCGGCCACCTCGTCGACCCCGCCGGCCTGCCCGTCGCGGGCGCCGTGCTGACGCTCGAGAGCCCCGCGTCCGGTCTCGTTCTCCAAACCCGCACCGGCAGCGGCGGCGGCTACTCATTCCCCGCCGTCCCCGCCGGCGGCTACCGGATGAAGGCCGCGCGCGACGGCTTTGCCCCGATCCACCGCGACGTCGCCCTGCGCCTTGGCGACCACGCCCGAATCGACCTCGCACTGGCGCTCGAAGGCGTCACCACCGCGATTCCAGTTACCGCCGAAACTCCGCTCCTCGAAACGGCGCGTGGAAGCGCCGGGTGGGTGGTCGAGCAGAAGAGCGTGGTGAACCTGCCCCTCGACGGCCGCAACTTTGTCCCACTCGTCGCGCTGCTTCCGGGCGTCAGTCTGCCGCCGGGCTCGACCCTGCCTCGCGTGAACGGAGGCCGCCCTCGCGTGAATGAGTATCTCTACGACGGAGCGAGCGTCCTGCAGCCCGAGCCGGGTCAGGTACCCTACTTTCCCGTGATCGACGCGATCGAGGAGTTCCGGGTCGAAACCAACAGCTACTCGGCCGAGTACGGTCACGCCAACGGCGGCGTCGTGATGGTGAACCTGAAATCCGGCGCCAATTTGTTCCACGGGACGCTATTCGAGTTCTTCCGCAATGAAGCGCTCAACGCCCGGAACTTCTTCGCCGCCGGCCGCTCGCGGCCGCGCTTCCGTCGAAACCAGTACGGCGCCGCCGCCGGTGGACCGATCCGGCGAAACCGCACCTTCTTCTTCGCGGACTGGCAGGGGACGCGGCTCTCCACGGGCGTCGTGCGCATCAGCACCGTCCCGGAGGCGGCGGCCCGGCGCGGCCAATTCGGGAATCCCGTGCTCGACCCGGCCACTACGCGGCTCGAAGGCGGGACCTACACGCGGGATCCCTTCCCGGCGAACCGGATTCCATTGGCGCGATACGATCCCGTCGCCGCGCGCGCACTCGATCATTTCCCGCTGCCCAACATCGCTGGCGCGCGTAACAACTACATCCGAGCAGGGAACGAAACCACCGCGCAAGACCAATTCGACGGCCGCCTGGACCACTACTTCTCCAGCCGCCACCGCGGCTTTGGCCGCTACACCCACCTGCTCGACGATTCGAACCCGGTGACGCCACTGCCCGACGGCGGCGGCGCCATCAGTTCGGGCCTGTTGGGCGATACCGCGCTCCGTTCGGCGGGCCTCGTCGCGGGGCACACGTGGACGCCGGCGGCGGATCTGGTGGGCCAGTGGCGCGTGGGTTGGTCCCGCCGGGGATTCGCCCGCGCTTCGGTTCGTTCCCTCGATTTGCCGGCGATACCCGGCGTGCCGGATTCCGCCTTTCCCGGCGTGCCGCCCTCGTTCGATATCGCCGGGCTACAGCGCCTCGGGCCTCCGGCGAACGCCAACGCGGACTTCAGCACCTCGGTCCTCCAGGTATCGGGCAGCCTCACCGTCGCGCGCGGCTCGAACAGCTTGAAACTGGGCGCGGACATTCGCCGGCAGGCTCTCGATGTTCTGCAGCCGCCAAACCCGGCCGGCGTTACGCAGTTCACCAGCATCCTCACCGGCGACAGTCTCGCATCGTTCCTGCTCGGCCAGGTGGATCGGTTTCAGCTCGACATCCAGCACGAAAAGCTGAAGCCTCGCGCCAACACCGCCGAGTTCTTCGTCCAGGAAGACAGGCGCGTGGGATCGCGCCTCAACCTGAACCTGGGCGTGCGATACACGCTCAACTACCCGTCGACGGTCGACGGCGACCGCGGCGCCGTGTTCAACGTCGCCACCGAGCGCCTCGACTTCCTCGGCCGAGACGGGTATCCGCGTTCGGCGCGGAACCTCGAGTACACGAACTTCGGTCCGCGCGTGGGCATGGCGTTCCGAGCGTCCGCCACGCTCGCCATCCGCGCCGGCTATGGGCTCACCTGGATCGAACAGGCTGGAATAACGACACCCTTCACCACGCCATTCTTCCCATTCATCCGAGGCATCACGCAGACCTCTCTCGACAATGTATTCCCAACCTTTGTTCTCGCCCACGGCCCAACTGTCGATGGCGAAGCGGCGGGTCCCGATAGCGGCCTCGGCCAAAGCGTATTCGCGGTTCAGCGAGATCAGAAGAGCGGCTACGCGCAACAGTGGAACCTCACGATCCAGAAGACGCTTGGCGCTTCATGGAGCGCGGAAGCCGGATACCTCGGGTCGAAACTTACCAACCTTGGCGTGCCGGACGTGAACTGGAACCAACTCAGCGCGGACCTGTTCAGCCTCGGCGCGGCGCTGAGCGATTCGCTGCCGAGTCCGTTCTCCGGGGACATCCCCGAGTCCTCGCCGCTTGGCGCCCCCACCATCGCGCGGCAGCAACTGCTGCGTCCCCTGCCCCGGTTCTCCGCGGTCGCCTTCTATCGAAACAACGTCGGCCACTCGACCTACCATTCGCTTCAAACGCGCCTTGAAAAGCGCTACGCCGGACGCGTCACGCTCACCGCCGCCTATACATTCTCGAAGCTGATCGACGACGCCGGGCAGGTCTTCGATGCCGCCATCCTCACCGGACCAGCGGCCTCGTTCCAATCCGCCGACAGCCACAACCGGCGGCTCGAGAAAGACGTCTCCACGGGCGACATCCGGCACGTTCTCTCAGCGGGCTTCGTCTACGAACTTCCGGGAGGGTGGCGATTGGCGGGCATGGCGCGCGCCCAATCCGGGCTGCCCTTCGCCATTACGCAACAGCCCAACTTCAATGCCTTCGCCGGTTTCGGCGTACAGCGACCGAACCGCATCGCCTCACCGCGAATCGCAGACCCCACGCCCGCGCGATGGTTCGACACCGGAGCGTTCGCGCAAGCCGCACCGCTCACCATCGGCGACAGCTCGCGGAACCCCGTTCGCGGTCCCGGGTATCGCAAGCTGGACCTCATGGCGTCGAAAACCTTCACCCTGGCCGAGCTCGCCCGGCTCGAGTTCCGCGCTGAGGCGTTCAACCTCACCAACACGCCCTCGTTCGCCAATCCGAACGGCGTCTTCGGAACGCCTGGGTTCGGTACAATCACGCAGGCGTTCGACCCGCGGGTGTTCGAACTCGTGTGCAAGCTACACTTTTGATTCCCATGGCGAACGATATCCGGAACCACCTGGGCGAAGTAAGGAAGAGCCGAGGCATTGCCGCGGCGGACCTGGCGCGTGCCGTGGGCGTGTCCCGGCAGACGATTCACGCGATCGAATCCGGTGCATACTCGCCGAACACCGGCGTCGCGCTGCGGCTGGCGCGCGAACTCGACGTTCCGGTGGAGGCGCTGTTCTCGCTTGCAGCCGAACCGTCCGCGCCGCCGCCGGCAGTTCCGGCTCGCGTCCTGGGCGCGGCCGCCGCTGGCACGCGAGTCCGCTTGTGCCGTGTGGGGGAGGACACCGTCGCAATCCCCGTCAGCGCGGCGCCGTACTTCCTCCCGGAAGCCGACGGCCTCGTCGCCCGCGCAGGCAAACGCGGCGCGGCGTCCGTCACCCCGTTCGACGCCTCCATCGCCCATGAAAAAGCCGTCGTGCTTGCCGGCTGCGACCCGGCTTCCAGCCTGATCGCGGCCATCGCGAGGACCGTGGCGGGCATCGAGGTGGTGCTCGCCGGCGCTTCCAGCGGTCTCGCTTTCGAGTGGTTGAACGACGGAGCCGTGCATGTCGCCGGGTCGCACCTCGAGAGCATCCAGCCGTCTTCGGATCTGCTCGTCGTGAACTGCGCGGTCTGGGAAGCCGGACTCGTTACCGCCGCGGGCAACCCCAGGCAGATCGCGAAGATCGAACACCTTGCCCGGCGAGACGTTCGTTTTGTGAATCGCCAGCCGGGCTCCGGCGCGCGGGCGGTCACGAATCGGCTGCTGGCGGCGGCTGGCGTTGAGCCGGCGGCGGTGCGCGGCTATGACGACGAAGCGCCGGGCCACTTGGCGGCAGCGGCCGCCGTGCAAGCGGGACGGGCGGATTGCTGCTTCGCGACTCGTTCCGCCGCGCTTGCCTTCGGCCTCGGGTTCGTTCCGCTCCACAGTGAGCGGTACGATCTCATTTTGCGCCGTGAGACGGCCCAACTGCCTGCCGTCGCCGCGCTGCTCGACGTGCTGCAACTCGCGCAACTGCGGCGAACACTCACGCAGGCGG
Coding sequences within:
- a CDS encoding substrate-binding domain-containing protein; its protein translation is MANDIRNHLGEVRKSRGIAAADLARAVGVSRQTIHAIESGAYSPNTGVALRLARELDVPVEALFSLAAEPSAPPPAVPARVLGAAAAGTRVRLCRVGEDTVAIPVSAAPYFLPEADGLVARAGKRGAASVTPFDASIAHEKAVVLAGCDPASSLIAAIARTVAGIEVVLAGASSGLAFEWLNDGAVHVAGSHLESIQPSSDLLVVNCAVWEAGLVTAAGNPRQIAKIEHLARRDVRFVNRQPGSGARAVTNRLLAAAGVEPAAVRGYDDEAPGHLAAAAAVQAGRADCCFATRSAALAFGLGFVPLHSERYDLILRRETAQLPAVAALLDVLQLAQLRRTLTQAAGYDTTDTGRTATAS
- a CDS encoding winged helix-turn-helix domain-containing protein — translated: MPAALQILRDPAAAAALLKPDRLRILSLLAEPDSASGVARRLGMPRQTVNYHLRELEKEGLVEFVESRQKGNCLERVLRARAAACVISQDALAVAGELPVSPADRFSAAYLASTAARAIRDLAALQARAAEAGQRLATMTIETEIRFSTASARNEFTAEITAAIAAIAAKYHDERVPGGRRFRLMLGAYPAPSKPPEPLPATVVME
- a CDS encoding carboxypeptidase regulatory-like domain-containing protein, which gives rise to MFIRHSLLALYAARLLAQGAEAELSGHLVDPAGLPVAGAVLTLESPASGLVLQTRTGSGGGYSFPAVPAGGYRMKAARDGFAPIHRDVALRLGDHARIDLALALEGVTTAIPVTAETPLLETARGSAGWVVEQKSVVNLPLDGRNFVPLVALLPGVSLPPGSTLPRVNGGRPRVNEYLYDGASVLQPEPGQVPYFPVIDAIEEFRVETNSYSAEYGHANGGVVMVNLKSGANLFHGTLFEFFRNEALNARNFFAAGRSRPRFRRNQYGAAAGGPIRRNRTFFFADWQGTRLSTGVVRISTVPEAAARRGQFGNPVLDPATTRLEGGTYTRDPFPANRIPLARYDPVAARALDHFPLPNIAGARNNYIRAGNETTAQDQFDGRLDHYFSSRHRGFGRYTHLLDDSNPVTPLPDGGGAISSGLLGDTALRSAGLVAGHTWTPAADLVGQWRVGWSRRGFARASVRSLDLPAIPGVPDSAFPGVPPSFDIAGLQRLGPPANANADFSTSVLQVSGSLTVARGSNSLKLGADIRRQALDVLQPPNPAGVTQFTSILTGDSLASFLLGQVDRFQLDIQHEKLKPRANTAEFFVQEDRRVGSRLNLNLGVRYTLNYPSTVDGDRGAVFNVATERLDFLGRDGYPRSARNLEYTNFGPRVGMAFRASATLAIRAGYGLTWIEQAGITTPFTTPFFPFIRGITQTSLDNVFPTFVLAHGPTVDGEAAGPDSGLGQSVFAVQRDQKSGYAQQWNLTIQKTLGASWSAEAGYLGSKLTNLGVPDVNWNQLSADLFSLGAALSDSLPSPFSGDIPESSPLGAPTIARQQLLRPLPRFSAVAFYRNNVGHSTYHSLQTRLEKRYAGRVTLTAAYTFSKLIDDAGQVFDAAILTGPAASFQSADSHNRRLEKDVSTGDIRHVLSAGFVYELPGGWRLAGMARAQSGLPFAITQQPNFNAFAGFGVQRPNRIASPRIADPTPARWFDTGAFAQAAPLTIGDSSRNPVRGPGYRKLDLMASKTFTLAELARLEFRAEAFNLTNTPSFANPNGVFGTPGFGTITQAFDPRVFELVCKLHF